One Plutella xylostella chromosome 31, ilPluXylo3.1, whole genome shotgun sequence genomic region harbors:
- the LOC125491097 gene encoding uncharacterized protein LOC125491097 gives MESPSNITLRRKARRHSETDNTKNYSSSTLDGSTNSLPNISTESCDKLEDLRHELDDIKIQLSIAHEEVKNLSLENASLKASLEEMKKKCVLYKKVTCDVTPKKTKQTSSTPKKTNGSKVSKPKNVTLMNTSYTTTATQTDTVLPNATKYQYEPITTKDGAMKPKNNAKKHNICIISSNKNNNITEIAENTFQGNYRYCHHIHTNGNIATLISSIKTTLKNYTKNDFCVIMIGEEDFKCTSNYFDVISQIRTTLQTIDFTNIVICLPTYNCSHSKNMFNWRVETFNNLLWLDVTTHKYAHILDSNLQLTYDYMTAQP, from the exons ATGGAGTCTCCAAGCAACATAACACTACGAAGAAAAGCTAGGAGACACTCCGAAACTGATAATACAAAAAATTACTCGTCCTCAACACTAGATGGCAGCACAAATAGCTTACCGAATATATCAACAGAAAGTTGTGATAAATTGGAAGACTTACGACACGAATTAGACGACATAAAAATCCAATTATCTATAGCGCACGAAGAAGTAAAAAACTTATCACTCGAAAATGCTTCTCTGAAGGCCTCAttggaagaaatgaaaaagaaatGCGTACTTTACAAAAAAGTTACATGCGACGTAACACCAAAGAAAACTAAGCAGACTTCATCTACTCCAAAGAAAACCAATGGCTCAAAAGTTTCCAAGCCAAAAAATGTTACACTTATGAATACATCATATACTACTACAGCAACACAGACCGATACAGTACTGCCAAATGCCACAAAATACCAATATGAACCAATTACAACTAAAGACGGAGCTATGAAACCTAAAAACAATGCGAAGAAACACAATATCTGTATAATAAGCAgcaacaaaaataacaacatcACTGAGATCGCTGAAAATACATTCCAAGGAAATTATAGATACTGTCACCATATCCACACAAATGGTAATATTGCTACACTTATCTCAAGTATAAAAACTACATTAAAAAACTACACAAAGAACGATTTTTGTGTCATTATGATTGGCGAGGAAGACTTCAAATGCACAAGTAACTACTTTGACGTGATAAGTCAGATAAGGACTACACTTCAAACCATAGATTTCACGAATATAGTCATCTGCCTACCAAC atacaacTGCTCCCACAGCAAAAACATGTTCAACTGGAGAGTTGAAACGTTTAATAACCTTTTATGGTTAGACGTCACCACTCACAAGTATGCGCACATTCTTGACTCTAATCTGCAACTGACATATGATTAT